The stretch of DNA ATATTACCAATGAAAAATCCTCCAGAGTAATGGAGATATTGATATCCAGTTCCTCTCCGGTCGGTCAAATGTTCGCAAAGATTCTTGCGATTGGAATGATGGGGCTTACACAAGTCGCATTGATCACAGCTGCTGTGTATGCCATGATCCAAATCCGAGGCCAGGAACTGGGCGGAGGCTTCTTCGATTTTATCGGGATAGCCAATGCTTCACCGGTTACATTGACCTTTGCGCTGATCTTCTTTATTTTAGGCTATTTCCTATATGCCACCATATGTGCCGGACTTGGCTCGGTGGTAAGCAGGATGGAGGATGTCCAGCAGCTTGTCAGTCCGGTCATCTTTTTGGTGATGGGTGCTTTCTTCCTTTCCATATACGGACTTGGCTCACCTGATTCGCCGATCATTGTCGCTGCATCTTACATTCCATTCTTTACACCGATGATCATGTTCCTTCGCATCGGAATGCTGGGAGTACCCGCTTGGGAAATAGCTCTATCCATCGCCATTCTTGTAGCAGCAATCCTGCTCATTGCCTGGTTATCCGCCAAAGTTTATCGCGGCGGGGTCCTGATGTACGGAAAAGGCGGTTCGTTCAATCAGCTGAAGGAAGCGTTGAAGTTATCGGGTAATATAAAAAAATAAAAATTGATCAAGATAACAAAAGGCTGCCGAGACTTTCTTGGCAGCCTTTCGACTCATTATCAATGATTTTCAGCGACAGTGGATACTTGCCATGTAACGCCGAATTTATCTTTTACCTGGCCGTATAATGGGCTCCAAAATGTTTGCTGCAGTTCCATGATTACCTGGCCGCCGACGGAAAGCTTATCAAACACATCCCTTGCTTTTTCCGGTGTGCTGATGGAAACGGCGATCCCCACTTGATCACCCAGCTCAAACGGCTGTCCTGGAAATGTATCGGAAAGCATCAGGTCATTGCTTCCTATTTTTAAATGCGCATGCAAAACACGGTCCTTGGCTTCGGCAGGTATGGGATGATTCGGGTCTTCCGGCATATCACCGAAGGTTTGGATGCTCAATACTTGCGCATCCAATGCATCCTCATATAATTCGACTGCTTCTTGTCCATTGCCATTTGTGACGATATAAGAATTGATGCCCTGTACCATTTTCAACATCCTATCTGTAGTTATTTCAATCCTGTAAGATATTCGCTGTCAATGGCGGGATTCCTGTCCGCAAGCAGCAAAAAACCATCCATCAAGTCGTTGAAATTGATGGATGGTTTCGAATTATCTTCCGAAGTTCGTAAACACACCGCCGACGTAATCGGTCACATTTTCCGGTTTGACGTTTTCTATTTCGTCCCGGTAATCGTCTGGATCATCTTCGGGTTGATAACCGATTTTGGCTGCATCGCGATTGTCAAAATAATCATTATGCAGGGAAGAGACACCATAATGGACAGCTGTACCAATCCGATCTGCCTCCAGGCATCGGACGATCAGCTGATTCATATCCCTGACGCTTATCCATGTGTTCAGGTTGCGATGTTCAGCAGGCTTTTCCAAATAGCTGCCGATACGCAGGCTGGCAGTCTCGATGCCATGTTTTTGGTGATACATATTGGCCAGGTTCTCACCGAAGGCTTTGCTTGCGCCATAGTATGTATCAGGCAAATGAGGGGCATCCGGACCGATGGATTGATTGATAGGATGGAAGCCGACTGCATGATTGCTGCTGGCGAAAACGATCCTTTTCACTCCATGCTTTTTGGCTGCTTCATATATATGGTAGGTACCATTGAAATTATTTCGGTTGATTTGCTCATATGTGCTTTCGGTTGCAATACCGCCGAGGTGGACGATTGCATCCGCGCCTTCAGCAAGTTTCTCCACTTCTTCCAATACCGCTAGATCCGCCTGCCGGAAGTCCCCGAATTCCTTCAGTTCTTCGTCCTGCTTGATATCCGTCAAAACCAATTCA from Terribacillus sp. FSL K6-0262 encodes:
- a CDS encoding ABC transporter permease — its product is MRKFWIVFSHTYLSRVKTKGYIISSAIFLLAICGFFYVPDIIDRFSGDSEDPVVAVIDETENQQLYEALSTSADGYQPMLFDGNEEEAKQAVENEEYEGLLVLSQSEQNLPQAVFYGMQLTNGTSDDIEAQLQQIKVAQAASQAGVDEATIQDIYTPVSFQREALDEEAKTEEELAGSYGLVYILVFALYMSVIIYGMMIATDITNEKSSRVMEILISSSSPVGQMFAKILAIGMMGLTQVALITAAVYAMIQIRGQELGGGFFDFIGIANASPVTLTFALIFFILGYFLYATICAGLGSVVSRMEDVQQLVSPVIFLVMGAFFLSIYGLGSPDSPIIVAASYIPFFTPMIMFLRIGMLGVPAWEIALSIAILVAAILLIAWLSAKVYRGGVLMYGKGGSFNQLKEALKLSGNIKK
- a CDS encoding NAD(P)-dependent oxidoreductase, with the translated sequence MKVLVTGAAGHIGKNLVKAIHQDYELVLTDIKQDEELKEFGDFRQADLAVLEEVEKLAEGADAIVHLGGIATESTYEQINRNNFNGTYHIYEAAKKHGVKRIVFASSNHAVGFHPINQSIGPDAPHLPDTYYGASKAFGENLANMYHQKHGIETASLRIGSYLEKPAEHRNLNTWISVRDMNQLIVRCLEADRIGTAVHYGVSSLHNDYFDNRDAAKIGYQPEDDPDDYRDEIENVKPENVTDYVGGVFTNFGR
- a CDS encoding VOC family protein, with the protein product MVQGINSYIVTNGNGQEAVELYEDALDAQVLSIQTFGDMPEDPNHPIPAEAKDRVLHAHLKIGSNDLMLSDTFPGQPFELGDQVGIAVSISTPEKARDVFDKLSVGGQVIMELQQTFWSPLYGQVKDKFGVTWQVSTVAENH